A genome region from Mycobacterium florentinum includes the following:
- the selB gene encoding selenocysteine-specific translation elongation factor yields the protein MATAGHVDHGKSTLIRALTGMEPDRWEEERRRGLTIDLGFAWTTLPSGREVAFVDVPGHQRFLANTLAGLGPAPVVCFVVAADEGWQAQSSDHRDALAALGIRHGLIVISRADRAPDHAGAVLAQARDELAGAGLRDAPGVIVSAVAGTGLTELRATLDRVLGQLPGPETTARVRLWVDRSFTITGAGTVVTGTLAAGTVARGDRLDVLGADQPQSVVIRGLQSRGEPYPTLGPVARVALNLRGVPRDVVRRGHALVTPGAWPSTGTLDVRRTSGGPLTEAAAHLVVHVGTAAVPARLRPFDDDHGRLTLDRRLPLVLGDRLVLRDPGGQRVLGGALVLDADPPVLRRRGDGTRRAAALSAMNAAGDVGAEVARRGAVRESHLRRLGLLASATGPPEGVRVLDDWWVHDATYDAWRQRLRAAVEELHTRDPLAEGLSRGAARDLLALPDESLLDAVARDAGLERHGGHIRVAGAGDDLGCAEAAVSELEARLRAQPFHAPEADDLSALKLTGRELAAAERVGRVLRLRDGVVLLPTAPALAMRELARLDQPFTTSQARQALGTTRRVVIPLLEHLDSRGWTRRLDAGHREVVR from the coding sequence GTGGCCACCGCCGGCCACGTCGATCACGGCAAGAGCACCCTGATCCGCGCGCTGACGGGCATGGAGCCCGACCGCTGGGAGGAGGAGCGGCGCCGCGGCCTGACGATCGACCTCGGCTTCGCCTGGACCACGCTGCCGTCGGGCCGCGAGGTGGCCTTCGTCGACGTGCCCGGACACCAGCGCTTCCTGGCCAACACGCTGGCCGGCCTCGGCCCAGCGCCCGTGGTCTGCTTCGTCGTCGCCGCGGACGAGGGCTGGCAGGCGCAGTCCAGCGACCACCGCGACGCGCTCGCTGCGCTGGGCATCCGGCACGGTCTGATCGTGATCTCCCGCGCCGACCGGGCGCCGGACCATGCCGGGGCCGTGCTGGCGCAGGCCCGCGACGAGCTGGCCGGCGCCGGGCTGCGGGATGCGCCCGGGGTCATCGTGTCCGCGGTCGCGGGGACCGGGCTCACCGAATTGCGTGCCACCCTCGATCGCGTCCTCGGGCAACTGCCCGGCCCCGAAACCACCGCCCGGGTGCGGTTGTGGGTCGATCGTTCCTTCACGATCACCGGTGCGGGCACCGTCGTGACCGGGACGCTCGCGGCCGGCACAGTGGCTCGCGGCGACCGGCTGGACGTGCTCGGCGCGGACCAGCCGCAGTCGGTGGTGATCCGCGGTTTGCAGAGCCGGGGCGAGCCCTACCCGACGCTGGGACCGGTGGCCCGGGTCGCACTCAACCTGCGCGGCGTCCCGCGCGATGTGGTCCGCCGCGGGCATGCGCTGGTCACCCCCGGGGCGTGGCCGAGCACCGGCACGCTTGACGTCCGCCGCACGTCCGGAGGTCCACTGACCGAGGCCGCGGCCCACCTCGTCGTGCATGTCGGCACCGCGGCCGTGCCCGCGCGGCTGCGGCCGTTCGACGACGACCATGGCCGGCTCACGCTCGATCGGCGACTGCCGCTCGTGCTCGGCGACCGGTTGGTGCTGCGCGACCCGGGTGGCCAGCGCGTGCTGGGCGGCGCCCTGGTGCTCGATGCCGACCCCCCGGTGTTACGGCGGCGCGGTGACGGAACCCGCCGGGCCGCAGCCCTGAGCGCGATGAACGCGGCCGGCGACGTCGGCGCCGAGGTGGCCCGGCGCGGTGCGGTGCGGGAGAGTCATCTCCGTCGGCTGGGGCTGCTGGCCTCGGCGACTGGGCCGCCCGAGGGCGTGCGGGTGCTCGACGACTGGTGGGTGCACGACGCGACGTACGACGCCTGGCGGCAGCGGCTGCGGGCCGCGGTCGAGGAGCTACACACGCGAGACCCATTGGCAGAAGGGCTATCTCGCGGGGCAGCGCGCGACCTGCTGGCCCTGCCTGACGAATCGCTGCTCGACGCTGTCGCCCGCGACGCGGGTCTCGAACGGCACGGCGGCCACATTCGGGTGGCCGGTGCCGGCGACGATCTCGGTTGCGCGGAGGCAGCGGTCAGCGAGTTGGAAGCCCGGTTGCGGGCCCAGCCGTTTCACGCGCCGGAGGCCGATGACCTGTCGGCGCTGAAGCTCACCGGGCGCGAACTGGCCGCGGCCGAACGTGTCGGGCGGGTGCTGCGGCTGCGCGACGGGGTGGTGCTGTTGCCCACCGCGCCGGCCCTGGCGATGCGGGAGCTGGCCCGGCTCGACCAGCCGTTCACCACGAGCCAGGCGCGGCAGGCACTCGGCACCACCCGGCGGGTGGTGATTCCGTTGCTGGAGCATCTCGACTCGCGCGGCTGGACCCGACGACTGGACGCCGGGCACCGCGAAGTGGTCCGCTGA
- a CDS encoding 4Fe-4S dicluster domain-containing protein translates to MGQLTGPTDPAADAGWGDAKPRKGFFTDTSICIGCKACEVACKEWNRNPRDGDLELLGSSYDNTGSLGASTWRHVAFIEQGRDRIEEARESGRALIGLGMPAFPGAQDNADTKPPDTPEFRWLMSSDVCKHCTHAGCLDVCPTGALFRTEFGTVVVQHDVCNGCGTCVAGCPFGVVERRSDGTYATSERQSDQLAHEYVTGVAQKCTLCYDRLVEDQTPACAQTCPTTSIKFGNHDDLVDRARQRVAQLHAEGRTEARLYGANENDGVGGTGSIFLLLDEPEVYGLPPDPRVCTADLPTMFKRAGMAAAGMAGAAALAFWRSR, encoded by the coding sequence ATGGGTCAACTGACCGGACCGACTGACCCTGCCGCCGATGCCGGTTGGGGAGATGCCAAGCCGCGCAAGGGCTTTTTCACCGATACCTCGATCTGCATCGGTTGCAAGGCCTGCGAAGTGGCATGCAAGGAATGGAATCGGAACCCGCGCGACGGCGACCTCGAACTGCTGGGGTCGTCCTACGACAACACCGGTTCGCTGGGGGCGAGCACCTGGCGCCACGTGGCGTTCATCGAGCAGGGTCGCGACCGGATCGAGGAAGCCCGCGAATCCGGGCGGGCGTTGATTGGTTTGGGAATGCCGGCTTTCCCCGGTGCCCAGGACAATGCCGACACCAAGCCGCCGGACACCCCGGAGTTTCGCTGGCTGATGTCCTCCGATGTCTGCAAGCACTGCACGCACGCGGGCTGTCTCGATGTCTGCCCGACGGGGGCGTTGTTCCGCACCGAGTTCGGCACCGTGGTGGTGCAGCACGACGTGTGCAACGGCTGCGGAACCTGTGTGGCGGGATGCCCGTTCGGTGTGGTCGAGCGCCGTAGCGACGGCACCTACGCGACATCCGAGCGGCAGTCCGATCAGCTGGCCCACGAATACGTCACCGGCGTCGCCCAGAAGTGCACCCTGTGCTACGACCGCTTGGTCGAGGACCAGACGCCGGCCTGCGCCCAAACCTGTCCGACCACGTCGATCAAGTTCGGCAATCACGACGATCTGGTGGACCGGGCGCGGCAGCGGGTAGCTCAGCTGCACGCCGAAGGGCGCACGGAGGCAAGGCTTTACGGCGCCAACGAGAATGACGGCGTCGGCGGTACCGGGTCGATCTTCCTGTTGCTCGACGAACCGGAGGTCTACGGACTGCCGCCCGATCCGCGGGTGTGCACGGCCGACCTGCCGACGATGTTCAAGCGGGCCGGCATGGCCGCGGCCGGCATGGCCGGGGCGGCTGCGCTGGCGTTCTGGAGGAGCCGGTGA
- the selD gene encoding selenide, water dikinase SelD has product MTQTQTRLTGYAHGGGCACKIPPGELEEAVRGLVGQNSDNVLVGLDDGDDAAAVLVGDIAVLSTADFFTPVVDDAYDWGRIAAANALSDVYAMGGRPVVAINLVGWPRDVLPLELMTEVLRGGLAVASEAGCPVIGGHSIDDPEPKYGMAVTGVADPNRLLRNDAAQPGLPLTLTKPLGVGLLNNRHKQTGEVFAEAIATMTRLNRDAAEAAVANGVCAATDVTGFGLLGHLYKMCRASKVGAVIDRCAVPVLDAGRAALRDGFVSGGTRRNLDWVRPHLRPGPGVTEDELLLLADAQTSGGLLVVGELPGHPVIGHTVTGEGIEIR; this is encoded by the coding sequence ATGACCCAGACCCAGACCCGGCTGACCGGCTATGCGCACGGCGGCGGCTGTGCCTGCAAGATCCCGCCCGGTGAGCTGGAAGAAGCGGTCCGCGGCCTGGTCGGACAGAACAGCGACAACGTCCTGGTCGGGCTCGACGACGGCGACGACGCGGCCGCGGTGTTGGTCGGCGACATCGCGGTGCTGTCCACCGCGGATTTCTTCACGCCCGTCGTCGACGACGCCTACGACTGGGGCCGGATCGCCGCGGCCAACGCGCTTTCCGACGTCTACGCGATGGGCGGACGCCCGGTGGTCGCGATCAACCTGGTCGGCTGGCCGCGCGACGTGCTGCCGCTGGAATTGATGACCGAGGTGCTGCGCGGCGGCCTGGCGGTGGCGTCGGAGGCCGGCTGCCCGGTGATCGGGGGCCACTCCATCGACGACCCGGAGCCGAAGTACGGCATGGCGGTGACCGGTGTGGCGGACCCGAATCGGTTGCTGCGCAACGACGCCGCCCAGCCCGGGCTGCCGCTGACCCTCACCAAGCCGCTCGGTGTCGGGCTGCTCAACAATCGGCACAAGCAGACCGGCGAGGTGTTCGCGGAGGCGATCGCGACGATGACCCGGCTCAACCGCGACGCCGCCGAGGCCGCGGTGGCAAACGGTGTGTGCGCGGCCACGGATGTGACCGGCTTCGGGTTGCTCGGCCACCTTTACAAGATGTGCCGGGCCTCAAAGGTGGGCGCGGTCATCGACCGCTGCGCGGTGCCGGTGCTCGACGCGGGACGCGCGGCGCTGCGCGACGGCTTCGTCTCGGGCGGGACTCGCCGCAACCTCGATTGGGTCCGGCCGCATCTGCGTCCCGGCCCCGGCGTGACCGAGGATGAGCTGCTACTGCTCGCCGATGCGCAGACCTCGGGCGGTCTGCTCGTGGTGGGCGAGCTGCCCGGGCACCCGGTGATCGGCCACACCGTCACCGGCGAGGGCATCGAGATTCGCTAG
- the nrfD gene encoding NrfD/PsrC family molybdoenzyme membrane anchor subunit translates to MSTSEFDSFRPPEPKGGRRRKGKRAGRRGGGDGSREMPMVPDAEFTSYYGRPVVKAPPWGHEVAAYLFLGGVAGGSGLLAAGAQLTGRKTLRRNTRISALIAVSLGAVALVKDLGRPERFANMLRTVKLTSPMSIGSWILSLFSAGIGVAAVSEVDRMLGERIPLGPFRPVLRAVEGPAGLGAAVLSPPLAVYTAVLLTDTATPTWNAAYRDLPFVFASSASLAASGLAMITTPVAEAAPARKLAVIGAVSDLISARFTEFRMDPVTREPLHHGTPGRLLAWSERLAAAGGLGALLGGHRRDVAALSGLALLTASAMLRFGFFEAGKESARDPRYTMEPQKRRLAARRAAGITDDSITTAD, encoded by the coding sequence GTGAGCACCTCGGAATTCGACAGCTTCCGTCCGCCGGAGCCCAAGGGCGGCAGGCGTCGCAAAGGTAAGCGCGCGGGCCGGCGCGGCGGTGGTGACGGCTCGCGCGAGATGCCGATGGTTCCCGACGCCGAATTCACCTCGTATTACGGGCGCCCCGTCGTCAAGGCCCCGCCATGGGGACACGAAGTGGCGGCCTACCTGTTCTTGGGTGGCGTCGCCGGCGGGTCCGGCCTGCTGGCGGCGGGCGCTCAGCTCACCGGCCGAAAAACGTTGCGCCGCAACACAAGAATTTCCGCACTGATCGCGGTGTCGCTGGGTGCGGTCGCGCTGGTGAAGGACCTGGGCCGGCCCGAGCGTTTTGCCAACATGCTGCGGACGGTCAAGCTGACCTCGCCGATGAGCATCGGCTCGTGGATTCTGAGCCTCTTCAGTGCGGGCATCGGGGTCGCCGCGGTGTCCGAGGTCGACCGAATGCTCGGCGAGCGAATTCCGTTGGGCCCGTTCCGCCCCGTGCTGCGAGCCGTGGAGGGACCCGCGGGACTCGGGGCGGCGGTGCTGTCGCCGCCGCTGGCGGTCTACACCGCGGTGCTGCTCACCGACACCGCGACCCCGACGTGGAACGCCGCCTATCGCGACCTGCCGTTCGTGTTCGCCAGCTCGGCGAGCCTGGCCGCGTCGGGATTGGCGATGATCACGACCCCGGTCGCCGAGGCCGCACCCGCGCGCAAGCTGGCCGTCATCGGCGCGGTCAGTGACCTGATCTCCGCGCGGTTCACCGAATTCCGGATGGACCCGGTGACCAGAGAGCCGCTGCACCACGGCACGCCCGGCCGGTTGCTGGCATGGAGCGAAAGACTGGCCGCCGCAGGCGGTTTGGGCGCACTGCTCGGTGGGCACCGCCGCGACGTCGCCGCGTTGTCCGGCCTGGCGCTGCTGACGGCGTCGGCCATGCTGAGGTTCGGTTTCTTCGAGGCGGGCAAGGAATCCGCCCGCGATCCTCGCTACACGATGGAGCCGCAGAAACGCCGGCTGGCCGCTCGCCGCGCGGCCGGGATCACGGACGACTCGATCACCACCGCCGATTGA
- the selA gene encoding L-seryl-tRNA(Sec) selenium transferase yields MTQVDPRRLIPRTDQLLSLPPVQEARNRLGEQAVRAVVRDIQDRARRGDLAPDQVQDAVVASLAEHRTTRLRPVLNATGVVVHTNLGRAPLAASAVDALVSASGYVDVELDLDTGTRSKRAVALRQALLDACPAAEDALVVNNGAAALVLATTALAAGGEVVVSRGELIEIGAGFRLPDLIASTGARLREVGTTNRTHLKDYADAIGPTTGCLLKVHQSNFRVEGFTSAVAVPELRSLAAEKRVPLVVDLGSGLLAPDPLLPDEPDAATTLSDGADVITASGDKLLGGPQAGIVLGRGDVVSRLARHPLARAVRADKLTLAALEATVRAGTSPVTQALHADPERLRARALRLAEAVGASVVAHDGRVGGGGAPGVPLPGWAVRLPEPAAAVLRAGDPAVLPRVHDGSCLLDLRCIPESDDGRLLDAVRAALAAMPEADR; encoded by the coding sequence GTGACACAGGTCGACCCACGCCGCCTGATTCCGCGCACGGATCAACTGCTTTCGCTTCCGCCGGTGCAGGAGGCGCGAAACCGGCTGGGCGAGCAGGCGGTCAGGGCCGTGGTGCGCGACATCCAGGACCGGGCCCGCCGCGGCGACCTGGCGCCCGACCAGGTGCAGGACGCGGTCGTGGCGTCGCTGGCCGAGCACCGGACCACGAGATTGCGCCCGGTGCTCAACGCCACCGGCGTCGTCGTGCACACCAATCTGGGTCGTGCGCCGTTGGCCGCCAGCGCGGTCGACGCACTGGTGTCGGCGAGCGGCTACGTCGATGTGGAACTCGACCTCGACACCGGCACCCGCTCGAAGCGCGCGGTCGCGCTTCGCCAGGCGCTGCTGGATGCCTGCCCCGCCGCCGAGGACGCGCTGGTGGTCAACAACGGCGCCGCCGCGCTGGTGCTGGCGACCACCGCCCTGGCGGCCGGCGGCGAAGTCGTGGTGAGCCGCGGGGAGCTGATCGAGATCGGTGCCGGCTTCCGGCTGCCCGACCTGATCGCCTCCACCGGCGCCCGCCTGCGTGAGGTCGGAACCACCAACCGGACCCACTTGAAGGACTACGCCGACGCGATCGGGCCGACGACCGGATGCCTGCTGAAGGTGCACCAGAGCAATTTCCGCGTCGAGGGGTTCACCTCGGCCGTCGCGGTGCCCGAGCTGCGCTCGTTGGCCGCCGAGAAGCGGGTGCCGTTGGTCGTCGACCTTGGCAGCGGGCTGCTTGCGCCGGACCCACTGCTGCCCGATGAGCCCGACGCCGCCACCACGCTGTCCGACGGCGCCGACGTGATCACCGCCAGTGGCGACAAGCTGCTCGGCGGGCCGCAAGCGGGCATCGTGCTCGGCCGCGGCGATGTGGTCTCGCGATTGGCACGGCATCCGCTGGCGCGCGCGGTGCGCGCCGACAAGCTCACCCTCGCCGCGCTGGAGGCCACGGTCCGGGCCGGCACCTCGCCGGTGACCCAGGCCCTGCACGCCGACCCCGAACGACTGCGGGCGCGGGCGCTACGTCTGGCCGAGGCGGTCGGCGCGTCCGTCGTCGCGCACGACGGCCGAGTCGGTGGCGGTGGAGCCCCGGGCGTCCCGTTGCCCGGGTGGGCGGTTCGGCTTCCGGAGCCCGCGGCGGCCGTCCTGCGCGCGGGTGACCCCGCGGTGCTGCCCCGGGTGCACGACGGCTCCTGCCTGCTGGACCTGCGCTGCATCCCCGAGTCCGACGATGGCCGGCTGCTGGACGCGGTCCGGGCGGCGCTGGCCGCAATGCCCGAGGCGGACCGCTGA